The Microscilla marina ATCC 23134 region AGAAGGGATCAGAGCATCGCTGGAGTTACACTATCCTCACTTTACCCCAAAAGGGCAGACTTTTTATTACAAAATGATTGACTTATTGCCTGGGCTGGTAGCAGCCGAAAGTGACATCAAATCGTCGTTTGAAGACGATGAGTAGTGTGTATAAAAGTGGTGGATACGGGGCAGGGAATTGATCCAAAAGATTTTAAGAGTGTATTTTAAGCCTTCAATCAAGTAGACAATTCCCGTGACTTTATACGCAAATCACTGATTATTAACAATTTAAATATATTTGTAGCTAATAGCTACTTATTCCAATTCCCAATTATTGAATTATGCAATTAACCAATCAAATTACCGCTACAGCAGACCAGATAAAGGCGCTGATACAAGACTACCCTAAAGATGCTCCTGTGGCAATGGTCAATATTCTTAAGTTTAAAGAAAAAACTGACCAGGGCAACGAAAGTGGGCAAGATGCCTTCAGACGTTATTTTAAAAATATGCAGTCACTACTCGCCAAGGCTGAAGCCAAAGTGATATGGTCGGGGTATGTACAAAACACCGTCATTGGCGATGATAATAACCAACCTGATATGGTGGCTATAGTTGAGTACCCTTCAGTACAGCATTTTGTAGACCTGGCCATGTCGCCCGAATATCAGGCAGTAAAAAACGACCGTGAAATAGCCTTGACTTATGGGGGGCTCTTGGCATCTAAAACAACAACGAAACCATAATAAATCTTATCAACTTACCCCAAAACCAATCTCAATGAAAGCTGTACTTTGTAAAGAATTAGGATTGCCTTCGGCGCTGGTGGTAGAAGAAGTCACCAGCAAAAAGCCCGGTAAAAAAGAAGTATTAATTGAAGTAAAAGCCTGTAGTGTCAATTATCCTGATACCCTGATTATACAAGGTTTGTATCAGTTTAAG contains the following coding sequences:
- a CDS encoding DUF1330 domain-containing protein, whose protein sequence is MQLTNQITATADQIKALIQDYPKDAPVAMVNILKFKEKTDQGNESGQDAFRRYFKNMQSLLAKAEAKVIWSGYVQNTVIGDDNNQPDMVAIVEYPSVQHFVDLAMSPEYQAVKNDREIALTYGGLLASKTTTKP